CTAAACTCGTGAAAATGTTCTGTGAATGGAATTGAatcctggggttttacatgccaaaaccacgatttgattatgaggcatgctgtagtggggatTAATTTTCACTGCCAGGGGATCTTTAGTGTGCCACCAACGCACggcacatgggcatttttgcatttcacccccatcgaaaagTGGCCGTTGTGGCCAGGAtatgatcctgcgacctcgtgcttagcagtgcaacaccatagccgctaagccaccgtggtgGGTAAATGCGAGTTCTGTGGACACGGTGCCATAAATGTAAGTAGAGAGTGGAACTTCAAGCATTCTTCAAAAAATCTGTGCTTTCATTCACTTCAAGAGGCACAGCAACTCGAAAATTAGCCGCACTCACATTTTTCCCAGCCTTTCAACGAAAACTGTGATAAGTCCTTCATTCGGCTCCATTTCTTGAATGTAACCTTGGAATGAAGCGCTGTGGCCATCTGAATCGTCAGTCATCCGCACCTATAAAAAAGATTATAACATTAATTTGCTTCTACAAGTCTGTATAGATACTAAGGTAGCCATTCACTGGCTGCAGTAGTACAGTCGACGCTGACGGAACGAACGAAATTGGCCGAATTAACCAAGGGGCAGAAAAAACACTAAAACACATTGCCAATTCATTTCGCAGTATTTGCCCTAAATTGAATGTGCACCCATTTCTTTATGGGTtgaaagtagaaaactaatgtaaaAATGACATTAGAGCTCCTAGACAATGTAGAAATTGAATGTGCACCCAATTTTTTAGCACGAAAAACAGCATGCCTCCGATTTTGGCAATAAGAAAAAGACAAAACCAGTGGACTTTATTTTCACAAAAtgggaatttatttatttaatgtctATCCATAATCATTCTCAGACACTTTATTGCCGTTTTCATATGAGGAACCTTGACATGTCGTCCTCCATAAGGTCCATAGCACATTTTATATTCTGCATTTATAGAATGACTACACAACAATTGCAGATGAGATGGTGGCCCACACTTAAGACTAACAACTTCACTAGTTGATCCTGCAACGCAAGCGATCCTCCAGATTGGCAAGAACATGTGACTCAATCTGTTGCCGCTAGCTTAACAAGTAAAATGCCATAGTGAACAAAGATACTTTGCATTTGGGTCCCGTGAGCTAAATTGCTCAGAATGTTGGTGCTGTGTTATGCGAGACCACTAGCCAAGGGCAATAGTTACTCGAACCAAACTGCCATCTTACTTTATTCACGCTGCACAGACCACCCACTGTGCACACGTGTGTTCCAAGAATGTATCACATGTAAACCGTATACTATATCGACCAGTATGCCAAAATATGTGCACTCTGGTGAGAGaaacttaaaggggccctgaaacactttctgAACATCGTAAGAAAATGTTTCCGATCTGTTAACGTGGCTCCTGTGAACATGGgggccaaatattattgcactgcatgcagcagggaatacAATCTTAAGTGAAAAGCAGTGAAAAATCGTTTGCTCTTTCCTTTGCAATGTCGTCATACAGTGTAAATGCAAGCAGCGAAGCCCAGAACAGCTACTGGCTGATTTCATGGCCGCGAGAACATTTTCGCGAGAACAGTAATACAACTACAGctcatttgagttaaataaatcaaaaatatatatatctgcGATCTCAAAACAACAGAAAAACCATTTCATGTTTGCACTGCCGGTCTACACACAACAGTGGCACGTTGTTGCATCTGCTGCATATGGGCTCAGAGACGAAAAGTGTACCGGCATAGATACCACGGCCACCACGGGGTGCGATCACAAGCAGTCTTGCCGCCGAGATGTTCTACCTTTGGCCGGGGCCAGTGAGGTATTGGTGTAGCTTCCAACGCGCTAGTGGAAATGAAAGAAGAAAGCAGCTCATCTGTCCAATAACTACGTCTAACTTCGCTTGTGCTTGAGGGATTCGAAAAATTTTGGTGGCAGATTCGTGAGGTGACCTAATTTAATAGTGCTGTCATTTTATGATTAcatagttagaaaagtgtttcggGGCACCTTTATTAATAGGTGGAGAGATTAGCCGAGTAAAAGGCTTCGCATGATACTACAGGTTTAATATGTAACAAGAGATCAACGgacaagagaaaagaaaaaaatgcacacgCAATCCACTCGTACAAAGCCTCTGAAAGAGGCAGCAGTGAGCACCATGAAATGAACAAAGTGTAAAATGAAGTTTAATGTTAACCATCTCTATTCCTTTGGCTGTACCACAGAGATGGCGACGCTGCCTGCACTAGCTCgccgtgatgtcatggattttggcGACAACTTCTCCAGGAACTCTGCTACAAAGGGAAGGGGACAGCAGTCCAGGATGGCAGAGATGTAGCATGATGACATTATGAAATCAGCAGGCATAGGAGACGGAGGCAGAAGACAGAGATGAACAAAGATCACTGGGAGAAGCCTTAGTCCTGAATTGGACGATGACTGTGGTTGACGATGACTGTGTCCCAATGTTCACCAAGCCATGGTGACATGCATTTTCTCATGCCACATGTATCACATTAATTTACTATAagcttatcatttctacacttcaattaaaactacaaataatttcctGTATGCTTTTCTTGGATTCGTTACGTTGTTTGTGCCTAACAAAAACCAGGTACCTCAGTTCCCCTTCTGTTTGTCCAGTGCATCACATAAGCCACTTTGAGCACAGCAATGCTCATCTGGAGATGGCATGCTACCATCACTATAGCTAGCCCCATACTCCCCTCACAACAGTAAATACCTCCTGTGCTATAGAAGGCAGTGGCATGCGAGGCCTGTACCGATAATGAATACCTGCTGTGCAGTGTTCACTCATACCATGTTATCTCGTTGTCaccaaggcaaaaaaaaaatgctgagaaGTCAAGAAAACATGAATTTACTTTACTAAAGTAAAACTTTGCCTCTTCTCTTACTTTTCAGGTGCTGGCTTCCGTCTTGCACAATTGGCTGGTATCGGACATCGTGCAAGCTCCGAATATAGTGCAAACAGAGGCAGCTCAGGGCAGCAGGTGATGCATGCAAGCATGTACATGAGCTCCAACGTGGTCAAGCCGTTGTCGTCATTTCTTTGTTGTCATGCTGCTGTCATCGGTTCGCAGCAGTGTTCACTCTGCTGTTGTCACTGTGTTGTCATTTCATCAACATTACGGGGCCATTTTTATCCAGCATCATTGGTCCATCGTTGTTATTCCATCGTCATCATGCAGGTGTTGTCTACTGCTGCCGTCATTTCAGCTTCATAACTCAATGTTGCCATGCCGTCATCATCATACAATCGTCATTCCAGCgttgtcatcccattgtcatACTGTCttcatcatgccatcgtcataCCACTGTCATCGTTCCAGCTTTGTCATGCCATTGGCGCCATGCCGTTATGGTTGTTCCATCATCGTCATGCATGGTATCCGCACGTTAGAGTGCCCCAAGTTTATGTTGAGCAATGCATTACCCAGTGGAAATGTGTCCAACTTGGTTGTGTGCTGTCTACACTTGCAAATAGTCATTAAGAAACAACAGCATTCTTCGCAAGCACCAATGAAAGCTTCACTTAAACCAATTGCCATAGCACGCAGtatccaatttttttttgtttgcatacTACTGCCagctatactccgtttcatacatagcaggcaatgctaCAAGGGCTAGTGCATATTTTCTCACTGCTCACATGCGTGACCAAAAAAATTGTGCGTCACATATGAATGAAATATTATGTATGCATAATGTTATTCAGAATAAAATTAGGTCTGATACATTTATGTAGCTGTGACGATCATTCCTATGATCGCTAGGCTCAGTGACCGCTAGGCTCAGTGACCCGCCAAAGCTTGGTGGGCAACATTGGTTCACCGCATGTAATAAACATCGCGAGCACAGCTGCTCGGCTGTCAGTCATCGTTCACCACCACCATGCTGCGCGGCGTATCTGAGACGGGGgttcctcgcccccccccccttcgttcACGGTCCGGGGCGGATTGTGACACTAGCGACAAAGGAAGCCCACATGTCGACCCAAGCCACCGAGAGCAGCGAAACGCCATCCCCCGTTCCTGCCGCCATGTCGCTGTACATAAGGCTCTAGCTGTTCGAGGGTGATGGGTCCGCCTGGCCAGCCTACGAGGAACAAGTTGACGTGTTTTTCCGGGCGAACGACACACCCTAGGCAAGGCAGCGGGACATTTTCCTGGCCAGCTGCGGGACCCGCCTCTTCAGTCTCCTGCTCGACCTTCTCAAGCCGGCCACACCACATGTCAAGATGCTGAGTGAGCTGCTCAACACACTGCGGTTGCATTTCAGCCCGGCACCATCAACGTTAATGGAGCGTTTTCGCTTCAACAACTGAAGCCGCCGCGAAGGAGAGACCCTCGGCCAGTTCGTCGCTGCGTTACGAGGGTTAGCGAGCGCCTGCGTCTTGGAGGACCAGCTTGACTCGCTGCTCCGGGACCGTTTCGTCTGCGGGATAAACAACCCCACCATGCAGACACGACTCCTGGAGCTTCCTGATCCCTCGCTGGACGACGTTGTGAAGGCAGTGCAGGCAATGGACGCTGTGGCCAAGGACGCCGGCGAGATTGCATGCGTGACTGGCTCACCATCGATGGAAGCAACGGTCAACAAGATGACGACTAAGGGTGGTAATGTGCAGTCGCTGCCATGGTGACCACTCCCCCTCACAGTGCCAGTTCTCCCAAGCACAATGCTTCACGTGCGGAAAAACTGGGCACGTCGTACGGGTTTGCCGAAGGGGGAGGACGAACAtcggacagcagcagcagcctggatCAAGCCCAGGTTCCACACAAGCCCGCGGTCAGGGTAGCCGTCGCAAGGGTTCGCGACAGGGACGTGCGGCAGCAGGCTCGGGTCCTTCCGCGGCCAGGCTCCACGTTGTGGCCGAGAACCCGCCAATCATCGACATGTGGCACACAGGCCTTGTTTCGTCGTCTGTGCCATCGTATCTGCTGACCGTTGAAGTCTGCGGGCACCCAATTTCCATGGAGCTGGACACAGGGCCCAGCGGCCAGCGGGAAACTCTTCAAGCGTACTTTCTCCTGACGTGTTCGTCGAGGCTTCAGGCGTGATGCTGCGCAGCTACTCCGGACAGCTCTCGCAGGTCCAGGGGCAGGCCCAGGTCAGCGTTTGCTATGGTGACAGGGAGGCAACCCTTCCCCTTTATTTAACCAAGGGGTCATCACCGATGCTGCTGGGCTGAAACTGGATTCACGCATTGGGCCCTCGGTTACCGTAGTACCAAGAGGCCGTCCTACATGTGGTTATAGACGTCCCAAGCCTCCCGACCGATTTCAAGTCCCTGTTCCAACCGGGGGTGGGCACATTTGCCGGCACGACGGCTAGCATTTACGTTCCTGAGGGAACCCGGCCTCGTTTTTTCAAGCCTAGCCCACTGCCGTTCGCCCTGAACGACGGGGTCACCCGGGAGCTGCAACGGTTACAGCGAAAGGGCATCTTGGTGCCCGTCAAGACGTCTGAGTGGGCGGCTCCAATAGTTCCAGTCCTCAAGCGAGATGGCAGTGGCAGGATCTGCGGGGATTTCAAGGTTACCATCAATCCCTGTTGCTACCGTTGAGGAGTACCCGCTGCCTCGAATTGAAGATCTCTGGTCAGCGTTGTCCGGGCAACAGAAGTTCACGAAGCTCGACCTCAGAGACGCTTACCAGCACCTGGTGCTCCAGGATGCCTCCCGGAAGTACGTCACGATATCGACAACCTTGGGGCTCTTCCAGTACACGCACTTACCGTTTGGCGTGGCCTCAGCCCCGGCCATCTTTCAGAGGGAGATGGAGAACCTCTTCAGGGCCATTAGGCACGTAGCAGTGTACTTGGACGACGTCCTGGCACAATTGCAGGACGCCGGTCTCAAGCTCAAGCTGGAAAAGTGCGTTTTCCTGGCATCCAGCGTTGAGTACCTGGTACATGTCATTTCCCAGGCTGGCCTGCCCCCCGCCCCCCGCAAAGTTGATGTTGTGCTCAAGGCACCAAAGCCCCACAACAGGAAGGAGCTTCAGAGCTACCTCAGCCTCATCAACTTCTATAGGAGTTTCTTGCCGAACCTGTCGGCGCATCTACAGCCCCTCCATCTTCTACTTCGAGATGGCCAGCAGTGGACCTTGAAGAAGGAGCAGGAAGTGGCAGTCCTGCGCAGCAAGGAGCTAATCACCAAGGCTCCAGTactggtgcacttcgatccagAAAAGCGTGTCGTCCTTACAGTAGATGCGTCGCCGTTCGGTGTGGAAGCCGTCCTGGCGCACCGGGACAAGGATGGCCAGGAACGCCCTGTGTCGTTTGCTTCCCGTCGGCTTTTTGCTGCAGAGCAACGTTACAGCCAGCTGGATAAGGAAGGCCTGGCCCTCATGTTCGGGCTCGAGTGCTTTCACCAGTACCTGTGGGGCAGAAAATTTGAGGCGGTCACGGACCACAAGCCGCTGCTGGGTCTGCTGGGGCCGTACAAGGTGGTTCCCGTGCTGGCATTGTCTCGAGTGGTACACTGGGACTTGAGGCTTGCGGCCTACAGCTACCGGCTGGTCTACTGACCGGGAAAGGACCTGGGACCTGCTGATGCCCTTAGCCGCCTGCCCCTGCCGGAGGTGCCAACTGCTGCTCGAGAGCCTTCTGAACTGTTCATGCTAGAGCACGCGTACCTGGAGGTACTCTCGAGATCTGCGGTGTCACAGGTGACCAGCTGGGACCCAGTCCTGTCCCAGGTGGTCAAGGCGGTGTCTCGAGGGGAGGAGTTGGTGCAGCAGGCTTACAGCCACAAGGCTGCCAAGCTGAGCCTACAGCAGGGCTGCCTACTGTGGTGTTCCAGGGTGGTGATCCCACAAGGTCTCCGGTCCAGGGTCCTGCAGTTGCTGCACGCGGGTCATCCTGGTGTAGAAAAGATGAAGATGGTGGCCTGGTCCCACGTTTGGTGGCCTGGCCTAGACCAGGACATCAATCACATGGTGCAGAGCTGCCAAGTCAGCCAGGAGCACCAGCGGGCCTCACGTCATGTGGAGATCACCCCCTGGCTGTTCCCAAAGAGACCCTGGTCCTGCTTGCATGTGGATTTTGGGGGTTCCTTCAAGGGCCACTACTTCCTGGTAGTGGTGGACGCCttttcgaagtgggtggaggtccTACCTGTCACCACTCCTTCAGCAGGCGTGACCATTGCAACGCTGCGACAGGTCTTCGCCGCCCAGGGGTTGCCGGACGTCATTGTGTCCGAGAGTTGCCCCTCTTTCGCCAGCACAGAGTACCTGGCCTGGCTGACGAAGAACGGAATTCGCCGGATGATGGTTCCGCTGTAACACCCTGCTTCAAACGGTGCAGCCGAGTGGGTGGTACAGACAATCAAGGACAAGCTGAAAAAGAGTAAGGCTGGAGATTTCCGGACACAGGTTGCCCGGGTACCGCTTCAGTACTGGACCACGTCCCATGATGTCACTGGCCGTGCCCCCTGTGAGCTCCTGCGGGGTCGGATGGTCAAAAAACCCTTGGACGTCCTGCATCTGGACCTCCGGTCCATAGCGCTCCTGAAACAGCTGAAGCAGAAGCTGACCGCTGACCAAGGGTGCCATCCCGGGCCTTTGCCAGAGTTGGGAATTTCTGTCCTGGTCCACCCTAGTCCACCGGACAGGTGCTATCTCCTGCCAGCGCCTCATCGCTGCTCGTCCGCATGCTGGACAGGAACACATGGCACCGGCACGCCGACTATGTTCGGCCTCTCCTCGTGACCCAGTCTGCAACCTCGGGCGCCACTTCGGAAGCCCAGCCTGCAGGGGGGTCGAcggtcgctgccagcgaagcaccAGAGGCGGCAAACGTCGCCAGTTGGGCGTTACCCGTTGGACCACTACCAAGTTCGGCATCATTTTCGAGGCCGGTCAATGCTGACCCTCCAGACGGAGCAAGACTGGCTCAGGGAGCACCCGGCATTGCCACGCCCGGATCGTCAACACCTGTGCTCAGGTGGAGTACTCGACAGCGGAGGCCGCCGTACCGTTACTCGCCTGGTTAACAggcatttttttgtttgttgtttgtgtggACAAACAAACTGGGGGGTAAGGAGATGTGATGATCATTTGACGTGACCCCGGCCATATTCTTTGTTGGCCCGCTAGGCTGAGTCGCCCGCCAaagctcggtgggcaacattAGTTCACCGTATGTAATAAACATCGTGAGCACTGCTGCTCAGTGGTCAGTCATCGTTCACCACCACCACGCAGTGTGTCGTATCTGGGAAGGGGGTTCCTCGGCTCCCCCCCTTCGTTCACGAT
The DNA window shown above is from Dermacentor silvarum isolate Dsil-2018 chromosome 1, BIME_Dsil_1.4, whole genome shotgun sequence and carries:
- the LOC119440275 gene encoding uncharacterized protein K02A2.6-like, coding for MLEHAYLEVLSRSAVSQVTSWDPVLSQVVKAVSRGEELVQQAYSHKAAKLSLQQGCLLWCSRVVIPQGLRSRVLQLLHAGHPGVEKMKMVAWSHVWWPGLDQDINHMVQSCQVSQEHQRASRHVEITPWLFPKRPWSCLHVDFGGSFKGHYFLVVVDAFSKWVEVLPVTTPSAGVTIATLRQVFAAQGLPDVIVSESCPSFASTEYLAWLTKNGIRRMMVPL